One Helianthus annuus cultivar XRQ/B chromosome 12, HanXRQr2.0-SUNRISE, whole genome shotgun sequence genomic region harbors:
- the LOC110895021 gene encoding zinc finger protein ZAT4 gives MEKKVSDLLSSTWEEGDASDQHSTQTYVEKKLKIFGFELHPDKANHLRSTEGDESENSSSPTIEKNPIPTDLKKFECQYCFKEFINSQALGGHQNAHKKERLKKKRLQLQARRARMNYYLQPYIHYKLGDFHGPEFESSISFSQHEDDDDDMLSFRDSCNFTLTHVDNPRGNCRPAAIKPSPRPVNLKHNYVGLDLQLSLSSNSNSIM, from the coding sequence ATGGAAAAAAAAGTGTCTGATCTTCTCTCTTCAACATGGGAAGAAGGAGATGCAAGTGATCAACACTCAACACAAACATATGTTGAGAAAAAACTCAAGATATTCGGCTTCGAGCTACATCCTGACAAAGCCAACCATTTGAGGTCTACCGAAGGGGACGAAAGCGAAAATTCATCCTCACCAACTATAGAAAAGAATCCAATTCCTACAGATTTGAAGAAGTTCGAGTGCCAATATTGTTTCAAGGAGTTCATAAACTCCCAAGCATTAGGTGGTCATCAGAATGCACACAAGAAAgaaagactgaagaagaaaaggtTGCAATTACAAGCTAGAAGGGCAAGAATGAACTACTACCTCCAACCCTATATCCACTATAAACTTGGCGATTTTCATGGCCCCGAGTTTGAGTCTAGCATTAGTTTTAGTCagcatgaagatgatgatgatgatatgctGTCTTTTAGGGATTCATGCAATTTTACTCTTACACATGTTGATAACCCAAGAGGGAACTGCAGACCAGCTGCCATCAAACCCTCTCCTAGACCGGTTAATTTAAAGCACAACTATGTAGGTTTAGATCTTCAATTGAGTTTGAGCTCCAACTCAAACTCCATCATGTAA